A window of Elgaria multicarinata webbii isolate HBS135686 ecotype San Diego chromosome 2, rElgMul1.1.pri, whole genome shotgun sequence contains these coding sequences:
- the LOC134393783 gene encoding fibrinogen-like protein 1-like protein, which produces MNLKNSVGYILLLLFQCELWTSAEKVFKLANSHLLPPGGCTRLININAEEYPRDCSEIFKQPKENSEDGLYVIQPMKEPIGVYCNMQDGGWTVIQHITANSTVDFDRTWQDYKYGFGSINENHWLGNEYMHQLTSSSRPYTLGIKLVDLNAQIKWGEYEPFHIEDEASQYRIRLGLYKGNAVDALCQDTEAYLHDNQKFTTKDRDNDNYFQNCAKLEYNGIPGGGWWYDACAGANLNRRNVIYWQQDCNKIHMCKYAWMMIKPADHCQDCSKACPSQKDEL; this is translated from the exons ATGAATTTGAAAAATTCAGTGGGTTACATTCTACTGCTACTCTTTCAATGTGAACTATggacaagtgcagaaaaggtcTTCAAGCTTGCTAATTCTCACCTGCTTCCACCAGGAGGCTGTACAAGACTAATCAACATTAATGCAGAAG AATATCCAAGGGATTGCAGTGAGATATTTAAGCAGCCTAAAGAAAACTCCGAAGATGGTCTTTATGTCATTCAGCCAATGAAGGAGCCTATTGGTGTGTACTGTAATATGCAAGATGGTGGCTGGACAGTAATTCAGCACATTACTGCCAACAGTACTGTAGACTTTGACAGGACCTGGCAGGACTACAAATATGGTTTTGGCTCAATTAATGAAAACCACTGGTTAGGGAATGAATATATGCACCAGTTAACTAGCTCTTCAAGACCATATACGCTTGGGATTAAACTTGTAGACCTGAATGCTCAAATCAAATGGGGAGAGTATGAGCCATTCCATATTGAAGACGAAGCATCTCAATACAGGATCAGGCTTGGTTTGTATAAAGGTAATGCTGTTGATGCCCTGTGTCAGGATACAGAAGCATATCTCCATGACAACCAGAAGTTCACCACAAAAGACAGAGATAATGATAACTATTTTCAAAACTGTGCCAAACTCGAGTACAATGGCATTCCTGGTGGTGGCTGGTGGTACGATGCTTGTGCTGGAGCAAATTTAAATCGCAGGAATGTTATCTATTGGCAACAGGACTGCAACAAAATACATATGTGCAAATATGCCTGGATGATGATCAAGCCGGCTGACCACTGCCAGGACTGCTCGAAGGCTTGTCCGTCTCAGAAAGACGAATTGTAA
- the CHRM5 gene encoding muscarinic acetylcholine receptor M5, producing MEEKLQSNSTINGTTANHKPLEVHNLWEVITIATVTAILSLITIVGNVLVMISFKVNSQLKTVNNYYLLSLACADLIIGIFSMNLYTYYILIGHWSLGSLACDLWLALDYVASNASVMNLLVISFDRYFSITRPLTYRAKRTPKRAGIMIGLAWLISFILWAPVILCWQYFVGERTVPPGECQIQFLYQPIITFGTAIAAFYIPVSVMTILYCRIYKETEKRTKDLAELQGSSSVAEFEMIKPQKALLKSCFSCKQQNLAKRERCQASWSSSSRSTSATAKASQIQNTCQDWSKADQLTTCSSYASSEEEDKRASDPVFQVAYETPVKGKDDEHKEEKKEAFIKDHPRENDYETQKYFLTPNKGHVQKSNKCVAYKFRLVVKADGAPETNNGCRKVKITPCSATLSKDTSIKNMDPNINNQITKRKRMVLIKERKAAQTLSAILLAFIITWTPYNIMVLVSTFCSDCIPPKLWHLGYWLCYVNSTVNPICYALCNKTFRKTFRLLLFCQWKKKKMEEKLYWQGNTKLP from the coding sequence atggaagaaaagtTACAGAGCAATTCAACCATTAATGGTACAACTGCTAACCATAAACCTTTAGAAGTCCATAACCTTTGGGAAGTAATTACTATTGCTACTGTAACAGCCATTTTAAGCCTAATAACCATAGTGGGGAACGTTCTTGTAATGATATCCTTCAAAGTCAACAGCcagctaaaaacagtgaacaattaCTATTTACTCAGTCTTGCGTGTGCAGACCTAATCATTGGAATATTTTCTATGAATCTTTATACATATTACATACTAATAGGACACTGGTCTCTTGGAAGTCTGGCATGTGACTTGTGGCTAGCCCTGGACTATGTAGCTAGCAATGCCtcagtaatgaatttgctagtTATCAGCTTTGACCGATATTTTTCTATTACTCGGCCATTAACCTACAGGGCTAAACGCACACCCAAAAGGGCTGGCATTATGATTGGTCTAGCTTGGCTGATTTCTTTTATTCTGTGGGCACCTGTAATCTTATGCTGGCAGTACTTTGTAGGGGAACGAACTGTCCCACCTGGAGAATGCCAGATACAATTTTTGTACCAACCCATTATCACCTTTGGTACCGCAATTGCTGCTTTCTATATCCCAGTTTCGGTGATGACTATTTTGTATTGCCGTATTTATAAAGAGACTGAAAAACGCACCAAGGACCTGGCTGAACTTCAAGGCTCCAGTTCTGTGGCTGAGTTTGAAATGATAAAGCCTCAGAAAGCTCTGCTGAAGTCCTGCTTTAGTTGCAAGCAACAAAATTTAGCCAAACGGGAGAGATGTCAGGCTTCGTGGTCTTCATCTAGCCGAAGTACTTCTGCTACAGCAAAAGCATCCCAGATCCAAAATACTTGTCAAGACTGGTCTAAGGCAGACCAGTTAACCACCTGCAGCAGCTATGCATCATCAGAAGAGGAGGATAAACGTGCCTCTGACCCTGTCTTTCAAGTAGCTTATGAGACTCCAGTAAAGGGGAAGGATGATGAGCAtaaagaggagaaaaaggaagcCTTTATCAAAGACCATCCTAGAGAAAACGACTATGAGACCCAGAAATACTTTCTAACGCCAAACAAAGGCCATGTTCAAAAAAGTAATAAATGTGTGGCATATAAGTTCCGCTTGGTCGTTAAAGCTGATGGTGCTCCAGAAACCAACAACGGCTGCCGAAAAGTAAAGATAACTCCTTGCTCAGCCACTTTATCCAAGGACACTTCTATCAAAAACATGGATCCAAATATAAATAATCAAATTACTAAAAGGAAAAGGATGGTTCTTATAAAGGAGCGTAAAGCAGCCCAGACTTTAAGTGCCATTCTTCTAGCTTTCATCATCACTTGGACCCCCTACAATATAATGGTTTTGGTCTCCACGTTCTGCTCAGATTGCATCCCTCCAAAATTGTGGCACCTTGGCTATTGGTTGTGCTATGTGAATAGTACTGTTAACCCCATCTGTTATGCTCTCTGTAACAAAACCTTCAGAAAAACCTTTAGGTTGTTGCTCTTTTGTcagtggaagaagaaaaagatggaagaaaaatTATACTGGCAGGGTAATACAAAGCTGCCTTAA